The genomic DNA GTAGTCGTGATCCCGGTAGTGCCCGATGATGAACAGGTTCTCTGTCTCGGAGTGTTCGAGGAGATACTGGAATTCATGGGAACGGTAATGGGTGTTCACGGTGAGCAGGATGGCACCGATCTTGGCTGTGGCAAACTGGAGTGCCACCCAGTAGGGCACGTTGTTGGCCCAGATGGCGACCTTTTCACCTTTCTGTACGCCCAGCCCCATCAGCCCCTTGGCAATGGTGTCCACGAGTTCGCCGAATTCCCTGTAGGTCTGGCGAAAATCGCGGTCCACATAGACCACGGCTTCCTGATCGGGCCATTTCTCGACGGCCTCATCCAGCAGTTGTCCGAGAGTGAGTTCGCGAAGTGCTGCCATGATCTACTCCGGGAAGTAGAGGACAGCGTAGATTTCGGCTTTCTCGTCCCCGGCGCAGGCCACGTTGTGCGGCACCACGGAGTTGAAATAGATGGAATCGCCCGGTTCGAGCACGGACTCTTCCTTGCCGTAAATGACGCGAAGCTTGCCGGAATGGACCACGATGAACTCTTCTCCTTCATGGGAGGAGAGGTGGCCGTCCTTGGCGGATTCCGGGAGCAGTTCAATGAAGAACGGTTCCATGTGGCGATCGGTTTTTCCCTTGCCGAGGGAGTGGAATTTGAGGCCTGCTTCCTTGCCGTCGGGATGCATGATGATCTCTTCTTCCCGGTCGGCGAGCCGTGTGATCAGCGGATCGCTGGATACCTGGTCATCCAGGAAGGTGCCGAGCCGGACGCCGAGGGCGCGGGCCAGCTTCACCAGCGGTTGCAGCGAAGGATACATGTCGTCTTCTTCGACTGCGTGAATGAAATTTTCAGTGAGGCCGGTACGGGCCGCGAGGTCCTCAATGGTCAGGTTCTGTTTTTCTCGGTAGGATTGGATCCTTTTGCCGATCTTGTCCATCAGTGGTGTCTCCTTGAAACATCAGCATTAAACTACAATATATGAAATCTTCTCGGATATGTCTGTCCGGAAGACAATAATTCGTCGTCTCTGCGTGTACCCGAAACGGTTCGGAATGTCACCTCGGGCGTAATGAACGCAGCCGGTCATTTTTTTTGTGGGTATAATTGTTTCTGTCGTGACAGGCCGTTGAGGTGCTTTTGAGAAAAATGGCTGTACGCAGAACTCGCCAGTGATAAAAAATATCATGGTTCACATGTATGAAAAATGCGACAGAACGCACCCGGCGCAACGCGGTTTTCGTCACCCGATCGCAACAGTGTCCGGTTGCAAACCGTGCTTTGGCGGTGTACCTTTCTCGTTCGCGAGTTCAATTGGAAATTTTAAGGATACGACGTGAATTTGGAAGAGAACAAGGTCCGTCAGGACAAAGAAATATCGGCTGCGGGAACCCTCAAGGACATTGAAAGAGAAAAGATTTCGGGTGTATTTTCTACCCAGAATGTCAACAAGGTCGGCACCGGCACGACCATGCGTAAGGCCATTCAGAAGGCCTACTGGTTTGCCGAGCAGGTCGACGGTGAAGGGGCACCTGTCGTTCAGGTGCAGCCCTTGAATGACAACAATGTGCCGTCGGGTCCCAAGGAAACGGTGGTGCTTGGGGAGTTCCTTGAAAATTTTGCACCTGAGCTGGAATACTATCAGGAAAAGGTTTTCCCGCAGATCAAGGAAATGAACGAGACCATCACCCGTGCCGAACGACAGCGTGAACAGGGAGCGTATTACTCGGCCCAGTTTGATTTCGAGGCCGCGCTTGATTTTGATGAAAGTAACGTGCGTGCCAATTTCGGGCTTGGTCTGACCTACATGGAGCGCGGCGAGACTAGCAAGGCGGACGACATCTTTCAGCGCGTGGTCAAGCTTGATGCCGCTTTCGAACCGGAGCACAAGCACCTGTTCAACGAGTTCGGCATGAATCTGCGTAAGTCGGGACTTCTCGATCAGGCCGTTGATTATTACA from uncultured Pseudodesulfovibrio sp. includes the following:
- a CDS encoding XRE family transcriptional regulator, whose product is MDKIGKRIQSYREKQNLTIEDLAARTGLTENFIHAVEEDDMYPSLQPLVKLARALGVRLGTFLDDQVSSDPLITRLADREEEIIMHPDGKEAGLKFHSLGKGKTDRHMEPFFIELLPESAKDGHLSSHEGEEFIVVHSGKLRVIYGKEESVLEPGDSIYFNSVVPHNVACAGDEKAEIYAVLYFPE
- a CDS encoding tetratricopeptide repeat protein, which produces MNLEENKVRQDKEISAAGTLKDIEREKISGVFSTQNVNKVGTGTTMRKAIQKAYWFAEQVDGEGAPVVQVQPLNDNNVPSGPKETVVLGEFLENFAPELEYYQEKVFPQIKEMNETITRAERQREQGAYYSAQFDFEAALDFDESNVRANFGLGLTYMERGETSKADDIFQRVVKLDAAFEPEHKHLFNEFGMNLRKSGLLDQAVDYYTRALEITVNDENLYYNIARAYFERGDKQACLDNLNKALELNPHLEEAVQFLNYLKKQG